In Natronococcus occultus SP4, the following proteins share a genomic window:
- the ggt gene encoding gamma-glutamyltransferase translates to MDGTADPDRFDSRRSTAYANRGMVATSQPLAAEAGLSILRDGGNAFDAAVATAAALNVVEPTSTGLGGDVFALYRTADGEVGAMRSCGPAPAEATIENVRGALEDADDVSQYYPESRGYAVDGDAGGDELEMPFLGPHAVTVPGTARGWEATIEELGTLSLAEALEPAIGYATEGYPVSPIIADHWQGAEELFTDENAREAYLFDGKAPDVGQTVTLPRLGDSLRQISEEGADAFYEGEIADAIVEEIQSAGGFMTHEDLAEFSPEFVEPVSTTYNGTEVYELPPNNQGLVALEALNIAEEIGAGEHEYDSPERVHAFAEAMKLAFVDGHHYVTDPEFEEIPPLASKEYARERADAIGDTPIQDPEVGVPTRAAEDADTVLLTVGDEEGNLVSYINSRFAGFGSGLVAGDTGIALQNRGASFSLDPDHPNSLEPGKRPFHTLVPAIAKLDEDDWLAFGVMGGYMQPQGHVQVLSNLVDYGMDLQEALDRPRWRYREDGSLGIEERLPGAAKLARKGHDVGVLPPVMFGGAQAVRRNGETLSGATEPRKDGTPIGY, encoded by the coding sequence ATGGACGGCACAGCCGATCCGGACCGATTCGACTCGAGACGCTCGACGGCCTACGCCAACCGGGGCATGGTCGCGACGAGCCAGCCCCTCGCCGCGGAGGCTGGGCTGTCGATCCTGCGGGATGGCGGGAACGCCTTCGACGCGGCGGTCGCGACCGCGGCCGCGCTCAACGTCGTCGAGCCCACCTCGACGGGACTTGGCGGGGACGTCTTCGCGCTGTACCGCACCGCCGATGGCGAGGTTGGCGCGATGCGCTCCTGTGGGCCCGCGCCCGCCGAGGCGACGATCGAGAACGTCAGAGGCGCCCTCGAGGACGCCGACGACGTCTCGCAGTATTATCCCGAGTCGCGAGGGTACGCCGTCGACGGCGACGCCGGCGGCGACGAGCTGGAGATGCCGTTCCTCGGACCACACGCCGTGACCGTGCCCGGGACAGCCCGGGGGTGGGAGGCGACGATCGAGGAGCTGGGCACGCTCTCGCTCGCGGAAGCCCTCGAGCCCGCAATCGGCTACGCGACGGAGGGCTACCCCGTCTCGCCGATCATCGCGGACCACTGGCAGGGTGCCGAGGAGCTCTTCACCGACGAGAACGCACGCGAGGCGTACCTCTTCGACGGCAAGGCGCCCGACGTCGGCCAGACGGTCACGCTGCCGCGGCTGGGCGACTCCCTCCGGCAGATCTCCGAGGAGGGCGCCGACGCCTTCTACGAGGGCGAGATCGCCGACGCGATCGTCGAGGAGATCCAGTCCGCGGGCGGCTTCATGACCCACGAGGACCTCGCCGAGTTCTCGCCGGAGTTCGTCGAGCCCGTCAGCACGACCTATAATGGAACCGAGGTGTACGAACTCCCGCCGAACAACCAGGGGCTGGTCGCGCTCGAGGCGCTGAACATCGCCGAGGAGATCGGTGCTGGCGAGCACGAGTACGACTCGCCAGAGCGGGTCCACGCCTTCGCGGAGGCGATGAAGCTGGCGTTCGTCGACGGTCACCACTACGTCACCGACCCCGAGTTCGAGGAGATCCCGCCGCTGGCCTCGAAGGAGTACGCCCGCGAACGGGCCGACGCGATCGGCGATACGCCGATCCAGGACCCCGAGGTTGGCGTCCCGACGCGGGCGGCCGAGGACGCCGACACCGTCCTGCTCACGGTCGGCGACGAGGAGGGCAACCTCGTCTCCTACATCAACTCCCGCTTTGCCGGCTTCGGCAGCGGACTGGTCGCGGGCGACACCGGAATCGCGCTCCAGAACCGCGGCGCGTCGTTCTCGCTCGATCCCGACCACCCGAACAGCCTCGAACCCGGCAAGCGGCCGTTCCACACGCTGGTTCCGGCGATCGCGAAGCTCGACGAGGACGACTGGCTCGCCTTCGGCGTCATGGGCGGCTACATGCAGCCCCAGGGCCACGTCCAGGTGCTCTCGAATCTCGTCGACTACGGGATGGACCTGCAGGAGGCCCTGGATCGCCCCCGCTGGCGCTACCGCGAGGACGGCAGCCTCGGGATCGAGGAACGACTGCCCGGCGCCGCGAAGCTCGCCCGAAAGGGCCACGACGTCGGCGTCCTCCCGCCCGTGATGTTCGGCGGGGCCCAGGCCGTCCGCCGAAACGGGGAAACGCTGTCGGGCGCGACCGAACCCCGAAAGGACGGGACGCCGATCGGCTACTGA
- a CDS encoding universal stress protein, with translation MSRHVLVAVDDTEASRAAFEYALAEYPDATITVLHVFDPTHPHIYADATGGSGDRYVEFARAGRERGAALLEEVTSLAADRGREVRTVLEDGRAPGAIVDYAAEADVDHLVLGSRDGSASRLGTGSVCQTVAKRASVPVTIV, from the coding sequence ATGAGTCGGCACGTTCTCGTCGCGGTCGACGACACCGAGGCCTCGCGGGCGGCCTTCGAGTACGCGCTCGCCGAGTACCCCGACGCGACGATCACCGTCCTCCACGTCTTCGACCCGACCCATCCGCACATCTACGCCGACGCGACGGGCGGGTCGGGCGACCGGTACGTGGAGTTCGCCCGGGCCGGCCGCGAGCGCGGCGCGGCCCTGCTCGAGGAGGTGACGTCGCTCGCTGCGGACCGGGGCCGCGAGGTCCGGACCGTCCTCGAGGACGGCCGGGCGCCGGGAGCGATCGTCGACTACGCGGCCGAGGCCGACGTCGACCACCTCGTCCTCGGCTCCCGAGACGGCAGTGCAAGCCGGCTCGGTACCGGGAGCGTTTGCCAGACCGTCGCGAAGCGTGCGAGCGTTCCCGTGACGATCGTCTGA
- a CDS encoding DNA-methyltransferase, whose translation METTHRVVVGDARELSAVDDDSVELVVTSPPYPMIEMWDELFTELDPAIGTALEDGDGRAAFEAMHAQLEAVWDELERVLVDGGIACINVGDATRTLDGSFRVYPNHARVLEAFEARGFDPLPDVLWRKPANSAAKFMGSGMIPPNAYVTLEHEYVLIFRNGGESRSFEPGADRRYEAAYFWEERNRWFTDVWTEVRGELQALGDDHEELRERSAAYPLEIPYRLLCMYSTYGDTVLDPFWGTGTTSLAALCAGRNSIGYELEDAFRKVFADRVADVPELSRAIGRRRLERHREFVAQRRREGDEPSYEAAYYDTPVMTKMEREIRFREVSGLDPLADGDGYRATHEPLVE comes from the coding sequence ATGGAGACGACCCACCGCGTCGTCGTCGGCGACGCCCGCGAGCTCTCGGCGGTCGACGACGACTCCGTCGAACTCGTCGTCACCTCCCCGCCGTATCCGATGATCGAGATGTGGGACGAGCTGTTCACCGAGCTCGATCCCGCGATCGGGACGGCCCTCGAGGACGGCGACGGCCGGGCCGCTTTCGAGGCGATGCACGCCCAGCTCGAGGCCGTCTGGGACGAGCTCGAGCGCGTCCTCGTCGACGGCGGCATCGCCTGTATCAACGTCGGCGACGCGACCCGCACGCTCGACGGGAGCTTCCGGGTCTACCCCAACCACGCCCGCGTGCTCGAGGCCTTCGAGGCCCGTGGGTTCGATCCGTTGCCGGACGTCCTCTGGCGCAAGCCCGCAAACAGCGCGGCGAAGTTCATGGGCAGCGGGATGATCCCGCCAAACGCCTACGTCACGCTCGAACACGAGTACGTCCTGATCTTCCGCAACGGCGGTGAGAGCCGCTCGTTCGAGCCCGGTGCCGACCGCCGGTACGAGGCCGCCTACTTCTGGGAGGAGCGAAACCGCTGGTTCACCGACGTCTGGACCGAGGTCCGGGGCGAGCTACAGGCGCTCGGGGACGACCACGAGGAGCTCCGGGAGCGCTCGGCGGCCTACCCCCTCGAGATCCCCTACCGGCTGCTCTGTATGTACTCGACCTACGGCGACACCGTCCTCGATCCGTTCTGGGGAACCGGGACGACCTCGCTTGCGGCGCTGTGTGCCGGGCGAAACTCGATCGGGTACGAACTCGAGGACGCCTTCCGCAAGGTCTTCGCCGACCGCGTCGCGGACGTCCCCGAGCTATCGCGGGCGATCGGGCGGCGACGCCTCGAGCGCCACCGGGAGTTCGTCGCCCAGCGACGCCGCGAGGGCGACGAGCCGTCCTACGAGGCCGCGTACTACGACACGCCCGTGATGACGAAGATGGAACGCGAGATCCGCTTCCGGGAGGTCAGCGGGCTCGACCCGCTCGCGGACGGCGACGGCTACCGGGCGACCCACGAACCGCTCGTCGAGTAG
- a CDS encoding AEC family transporter, translating into MEVLGRLLAMLAVLLVGTGLRSSGALNDARTARLNATAYYVALPALVFVATYDQSIGDLLSTELFVGSLAVLFATGAIAWIAYRNRLSNDRRSVAIIQSYHSNLGYLGLPLVAATFDTQVTAIASVILGFVTLVQLPLTIVVLSAFGAAEAAIGRELAALAKNPVLLALIAGLTVGSIGVTFPGGVVVGLDALGSLALPLALLCVGAALQIDADAVDFEAVGSVVALKLCCMPLLAWVVFSALSVDRATFTAGVVMLGMPTAVSTYVYANELGGDAEFASLNVFATTVASVASLFVLITLLG; encoded by the coding sequence ATGGAGGTTCTCGGCCGGCTGCTTGCGATGCTCGCGGTGTTGTTGGTCGGGACCGGGCTCAGGTCCTCGGGCGCATTGAACGACGCCAGAACCGCACGGCTCAACGCGACGGCCTACTACGTCGCCCTCCCGGCGCTCGTCTTCGTCGCGACCTACGATCAGTCGATCGGCGACCTGCTCTCGACGGAGCTGTTCGTCGGCTCGCTGGCCGTCCTCTTCGCGACGGGCGCGATCGCCTGGATCGCCTACCGGAACCGGCTCTCAAACGACCGCCGGAGTGTCGCCATCATCCAGTCGTACCACTCGAATCTCGGCTACCTCGGGCTACCGCTGGTGGCCGCGACCTTCGACACGCAGGTCACCGCGATCGCGAGCGTGATCCTTGGGTTCGTGACGCTCGTCCAGCTCCCGCTGACGATCGTCGTCCTCAGTGCGTTCGGCGCGGCCGAAGCAGCGATCGGACGCGAGCTCGCCGCCCTCGCGAAAAATCCCGTGTTGCTCGCACTGATCGCCGGGCTCACGGTGGGCTCGATCGGCGTCACGTTCCCGGGCGGCGTCGTCGTCGGGCTCGACGCGCTGGGCTCGCTCGCGCTCCCGCTGGCGCTTTTGTGTGTCGGCGCCGCCCTCCAGATCGACGCCGACGCGGTCGATTTCGAGGCCGTCGGCTCGGTCGTCGCGCTGAAGCTCTGCTGTATGCCGCTTCTGGCCTGGGTGGTGTTCTCCGCGCTCTCGGTCGACCGGGCCACCTTCACCGCGGGCGTCGTGATGCTCGGGATGCCGACCGCGGTGTCGACGTACGTCTACGCGAACGAGCTGGGCGGGGACGCCGAGTTCGCCTCGCTGAACGTCTTCGCGACCACGGTCGCCTCCGTCGCCAGCCTGTTCGTGCTCATCACGCTGCTGGGCTGA
- a CDS encoding YihY/virulence factor BrkB family protein, protein MDTTRLSTTLLSIYRTAQDREITFLAAGFAYYAFVSLIPMVLLALVVGSLLGGEDVAERLVLVTGDFLPPAGEELVAEALATESGRSQATVVALAVAAWGALKVFRGLSRAFDMVYGEAAENTFLDELRDGITVILAGTGALALMIVIGAMLGIAADVIPLAGLTSWITLLVGLVLVFLPIYYVLPPISVTVREILPGTVVAAVGWTILQVGFQLYAANAGQYAAYGAIGVVILFVTWLYFAGILILLGAVVNVVLARPSLAEDAADVPTPLG, encoded by the coding sequence ATGGATACGACGCGGCTGTCGACGACGCTGCTCTCGATCTATCGGACGGCACAGGATCGGGAGATCACCTTTCTCGCGGCCGGCTTCGCCTACTACGCGTTCGTCTCGCTGATCCCGATGGTGTTGCTCGCGCTGGTCGTCGGCTCCTTGCTCGGCGGCGAGGACGTGGCCGAGCGGCTGGTGCTCGTCACCGGGGATTTCCTGCCGCCGGCCGGCGAGGAGCTGGTCGCGGAGGCGCTGGCGACCGAGTCGGGGCGCAGTCAGGCGACGGTCGTCGCGCTGGCGGTCGCCGCCTGGGGTGCGCTCAAGGTCTTTCGCGGCCTCAGCCGTGCGTTCGACATGGTCTACGGTGAGGCCGCCGAGAACACGTTTCTCGACGAGCTTCGGGACGGGATCACCGTGATCCTGGCCGGGACCGGCGCGCTCGCGTTGATGATCGTCATCGGGGCGATGCTGGGGATCGCCGCGGACGTGATCCCGCTGGCCGGGCTCACGAGCTGGATCACGCTGCTGGTCGGACTGGTTCTGGTCTTTCTGCCGATCTACTACGTGTTGCCGCCGATCTCGGTCACGGTACGGGAGATCCTCCCCGGGACGGTCGTCGCCGCCGTCGGCTGGACGATCCTGCAGGTCGGATTTCAGCTCTACGCCGCGAACGCCGGCCAGTACGCCGCCTACGGCGCGATCGGCGTCGTCATCCTCTTCGTCACCTGGCTCTATTTCGCCGGGATCCTGATCCTTCTCGGTGCGGTGGTCAACGTCGTCCTCGCGCGGCCGTCCCTGGCCGAGGACGCCGCGGACGTGCCGACGCCACTGGGGTAG
- a CDS encoding CAP domain-containing protein, whose translation MNTRPPARPGPDGADADRGLLRGLLRLVVLVALVGAIALAGATYGPALVDEIDEFDDVDEIEVGTQPSPSSDPPPTGEDDPEVTDPDDPNESSYETDVETVVSEDVEEFVHAEVNDRRADHDLEAIDWDGTVASVSRAHSADMADREYFAHTNPDGEQPYDRFSDVEDYCQGYGENIAMTWVDRPVEQSGDDGTVEHQTAEGLAEGLVNQWMNSTDHREAILEENVPHGWDRGGVGVYVADDGQVFATHNFCHEW comes from the coding sequence ATGAACACTCGCCCTCCCGCGCGTCCGGGCCCGGACGGAGCCGACGCCGACCGGGGACTGCTGCGCGGCCTCCTCAGACTGGTCGTCCTCGTGGCGCTGGTCGGTGCGATCGCGCTGGCCGGCGCGACCTACGGTCCCGCGCTGGTCGACGAGATCGACGAGTTCGACGACGTCGACGAGATCGAGGTCGGAACGCAGCCCTCACCTAGTTCCGACCCGCCGCCGACCGGCGAGGACGATCCCGAGGTGACAGATCCGGACGATCCGAACGAGTCGAGCTACGAAACTGACGTCGAGACGGTCGTCTCCGAGGACGTCGAAGAGTTCGTCCACGCCGAGGTCAACGACCGCCGTGCCGACCACGACCTCGAGGCCATCGACTGGGACGGGACCGTCGCGTCTGTCTCGCGGGCCCACAGCGCCGACATGGCCGATCGGGAGTACTTCGCGCACACGAACCCCGACGGCGAGCAGCCCTACGACCGGTTCAGTGACGTCGAGGACTACTGTCAGGGGTACGGCGAGAACATCGCGATGACCTGGGTCGACAGACCGGTCGAGCAGTCCGGCGACGACGGTACTGTCGAACACCAGACCGCGGAGGGGCTCGCGGAGGGGCTGGTCAACCAGTGGATGAACTCCACGGACCACCGCGAGGCGATCCTCGAGGAGAACGTCCCCCACGGCTGGGACCGCGGCGGCGTCGGCGTCTACGTCGCGGACGACGGCCAGGTGTTCGCGACGCATAACTTCTGTCACGAGTGGTAG
- a CDS encoding lycopene cyclase domain-containing protein has translation MVPDISAFGRYTYLATELFWGAIAFLLLRRANALRRAGATILALYPIAYVWDRYTLAVGVFDIKLRTGIEVAGIPIEEHIFMAVVPGLVIAFHETLFGAE, from the coding sequence ATGGTGCCCGATATCAGCGCCTTCGGTCGGTACACGTATCTCGCGACGGAACTGTTCTGGGGTGCGATCGCGTTCTTGCTCCTTCGCCGAGCGAACGCGCTCCGGCGAGCAGGGGCGACGATCCTCGCACTGTACCCCATCGCGTACGTCTGGGACCGGTACACGCTCGCGGTCGGCGTCTTCGATATCAAGCTCCGGACCGGGATCGAGGTCGCCGGCATCCCCATCGAGGAACATATCTTCATGGCCGTCGTGCCGGGACTGGTGATCGCCTTCCACGAGACGCTGTTCGGAGCGGAGTAG
- a CDS encoding CBS domain-containing protein → MNIADIATKEFIEVDVGKRMGKVRSTFEDGNPKGIIVTDDGEYEGVLSEREVLQSHVEDDAKVAALIKPSRNSPAPKIDRQEDVRETARMLIESNSKVAPVFENDELWGVITDDAILEAVLENLDALSVEDVYTSDPVTLQEKDGIGKAINHLREHGISRLPILNENGFLTGVVTTHDIADFVIRENNKTTVGDRVGDTDRMLDVPIYDIMNSPVRTTSLDTSAQDAVETMLDDDYAGLMVTPEDDDRVVIGVITKTDVLRALTFTEEERMDVQITNISMLDTITREGITESIQDVADKYADMQVMHAHVRFTEHKEKLRGTPLVQCQIRLRTNKGQVAGTGEGYGAENAFRVALDKLERNVLELKGVTSDEEYRGQLLRKLNEL, encoded by the coding sequence ATGAATATCGCTGATATCGCGACGAAGGAGTTTATCGAAGTCGACGTTGGCAAACGGATGGGCAAGGTCCGTTCGACGTTCGAGGACGGCAATCCCAAGGGGATCATCGTCACCGACGACGGGGAGTACGAGGGCGTACTCAGCGAGCGCGAGGTGCTCCAGTCCCACGTCGAAGACGACGCGAAGGTCGCGGCGCTGATCAAGCCGAGTCGCAACTCGCCGGCGCCGAAGATCGACCGCCAGGAAGACGTCCGCGAAACCGCGCGGATGCTCATCGAGAGCAACTCGAAGGTCGCCCCTGTCTTCGAGAACGACGAGCTCTGGGGTGTTATCACCGACGACGCCATCCTGGAGGCGGTCCTGGAGAACCTCGACGCGCTATCCGTCGAGGACGTCTACACCTCCGACCCCGTAACACTCCAGGAGAAAGACGGAATCGGAAAGGCGATCAACCACCTGCGAGAACACGGCATCTCGCGGCTACCGATTCTCAACGAGAACGGCTTCCTCACGGGCGTCGTCACGACCCACGACATCGCCGACTTCGTCATCCGAGAGAACAACAAGACGACGGTTGGCGACCGGGTCGGCGACACCGACCGGATGCTCGACGTCCCGATCTACGACATCATGAACAGTCCGGTCAGAACGACCTCGCTCGATACCTCCGCCCAGGACGCCGTCGAGACGATGCTCGACGACGACTACGCGGGACTAATGGTCACCCCCGAGGACGACGACCGGGTCGTCATCGGCGTCATCACCAAGACCGACGTCCTGCGGGCGCTTACCTTCACCGAGGAGGAACGCATGGACGTCCAGATCACCAACATCTCGATGCTCGATACGATCACCCGGGAGGGGATCACTGAGAGCATCCAGGACGTTGCCGACAAGTACGCCGACATGCAGGTGATGCACGCCCACGTCCGGTTCACCGAGCACAAAGAGAAACTCCGGGGGACGCCGCTGGTGCAGTGTCAGATCCGCCTGCGGACGAACAAAGGCCAGGTCGCCGGCACCGGCGAGGGGTACGGCGCCGAGAACGCCTTCCGGGTCGCGCTCGATAAGCTCGAGCGCAACGTCTTAGAGCTGAAAGGCGTCACCAGCGACGAGGAGTACCGCGGCCAGCTGCTGCGGAAGCTGAACGAACTGTAG
- the radB gene encoding DNA repair and recombination protein RadB, with the protein MNDEAIPTGCGPIDELLGGGFERGTVTQLYGPPAAGKTNLALSAAVETAVADGTAVYIDTEGLSVDRFEQLLSARVDDPEDVERVASRIVIEEALDFDQQEEAVRDTEEFADRASLIVLDSATGFYRLERTGEGDDGEALRGVARQVTHLLSLARKHDLAVVLTNQVFSDPDADRTRPLGGNTLEHWTGSVLRIERFRGGNRRATLEKHRSKPVGDSVQFRITETGLEADDGDRLR; encoded by the coding sequence GTGAACGACGAGGCGATTCCGACGGGCTGTGGACCCATCGATGAGCTGCTCGGCGGCGGATTCGAACGGGGAACCGTCACGCAGCTGTACGGGCCGCCGGCCGCGGGCAAGACGAACCTCGCGCTGTCGGCCGCGGTCGAAACCGCCGTCGCCGACGGGACCGCCGTCTACATCGACACCGAGGGGCTCTCGGTCGATCGCTTCGAGCAACTTCTCTCCGCGCGGGTCGACGACCCCGAGGACGTCGAGCGCGTCGCCTCCCGGATCGTCATCGAGGAGGCGCTGGATTTCGACCAGCAGGAGGAGGCGGTCCGGGACACCGAGGAGTTCGCCGACCGGGCCTCGCTGATCGTCCTGGACAGCGCCACCGGGTTCTACCGCCTCGAGCGCACCGGCGAGGGCGACGACGGCGAGGCGCTTCGGGGCGTCGCCCGTCAGGTCACCCATCTCCTCTCGCTGGCTCGCAAACACGATCTGGCGGTCGTGCTCACGAACCAGGTCTTCTCGGATCCCGACGCCGATCGAACGCGTCCGCTCGGTGGGAACACCCTGGAGCACTGGACGGGGTCGGTGCTACGGATCGAGCGGTTCCGCGGCGGGAACCGACGGGCGACCCTCGAGAAACACCGCTCGAAACCCGTCGGCGACTCGGTCCAGTTCCGGATCACGGAGACGGGACTGGAGGCCGACGACGGCGACAGGCTTCGCTGA
- a CDS encoding outer membrane protein assembly factor BamB family protein — protein MGEWNRRSVMVSSAALATGTALAAAGTSSANDSPAASVPTEPSGWSSHGGTIGNCRHVPATDGFERPDTIAWRYDHSGPAAAVDGAVYLQTEGELHSLDASDGSRRWIADGIDAAGTPAVVGGVVYVAGEGVTAFDAETGDRHWNVSFDGAKAVSAPVVANGTVYTSADGTLRALDAETGDRRWERETVDVAFDGESETGPGEVAYGFHSSDGTVAVADDTVWALLDEERTEDGADADAVAALDPATGEVLGATHLSSGRIASGLAATEDALFVETPSEEGVVVLDPGSREVVDTVSDAFDSAAVGGTAVTHGRHTLSSTGADAPWNDRETHAYGKPTIVGDLVVVAHSRCGRSSPDELVGFDLEDGSERWTFAFDDRHWCDGFPIDAVVEGETIYVDRDGQLTAVRPS, from the coding sequence ATGGGTGAATGGAACCGACGATCGGTGATGGTCTCGAGTGCCGCCCTCGCAACCGGAACCGCTCTCGCCGCAGCCGGAACGAGTAGCGCGAACGACTCCCCCGCCGCCTCCGTGCCGACCGAGCCGAGCGGCTGGTCGTCTCACGGCGGGACGATCGGCAACTGTCGGCACGTTCCGGCAACCGACGGGTTCGAGCGGCCCGATACGATCGCCTGGCGGTACGACCACAGTGGCCCGGCCGCAGCCGTCGACGGCGCCGTCTACCTCCAGACCGAGGGCGAGCTCCACTCACTGGACGCGAGCGACGGCTCTCGGCGCTGGATCGCCGACGGGATCGACGCCGCCGGAACGCCCGCGGTCGTCGGCGGGGTCGTCTACGTCGCTGGCGAGGGAGTCACCGCGTTCGACGCCGAAACCGGCGATCGGCACTGGAACGTGTCGTTCGACGGTGCAAAAGCGGTCTCCGCTCCCGTCGTCGCCAACGGGACGGTCTACACGAGCGCCGACGGAACGCTCCGGGCGCTCGACGCCGAAACCGGCGACCGCCGCTGGGAGCGCGAGACCGTCGACGTGGCCTTCGACGGCGAGAGCGAGACCGGGCCCGGCGAGGTCGCGTACGGCTTTCACTCGAGCGACGGCACGGTCGCCGTCGCCGACGACACCGTCTGGGCGCTGCTCGACGAGGAGCGAACCGAAGACGGGGCAGACGCCGACGCGGTCGCCGCGCTCGATCCGGCGACGGGCGAGGTTCTGGGGGCGACCCACCTGTCGTCGGGACGGATCGCGAGCGGGCTGGCCGCGACCGAGGACGCCCTGTTCGTCGAGACGCCCAGCGAGGAGGGGGTCGTCGTCCTCGACCCCGGCTCACGGGAGGTCGTCGACACCGTCAGCGACGCCTTCGACAGCGCGGCGGTCGGCGGGACCGCGGTGACCCACGGTCGACACACCCTCTCGAGCACCGGGGCCGACGCGCCCTGGAACGACCGGGAGACCCACGCGTACGGGAAGCCGACGATCGTCGGCGATCTCGTGGTCGTCGCCCACAGCCGCTGTGGCCGCTCCTCGCCCGACGAGCTCGTCGGGTTCGACCTCGAGGACGGCAGCGAGCGCTGGACGTTCGCGTTCGACGACCGCCACTGGTGTGACGGGTTCCCGATCGACGCGGTCGTCGAGGGCGAGACGATCTACGTCGACAGGGACGGTCAGCTAACGGCCGTTCGACCGTCGTAG
- a CDS encoding triphosphoribosyl-dephospho-CoA synthase encodes MNGAAPDRTAELALLLEVAGTPKPGNVDRHRDLEDLRFEHFLAGAVGARDGLELAASGAAVGPAFERAVEGMATQEGGNTQFGALLLLVPLVRAARNELSQPVVESVLEGTTVADAAAFYRAFEHVDVFVADPPAELAPLDVRRGADAIPVLEERGLTLLDVMDRSVPGDDVAREWVTAFERSFAAAEALAAADGPVPERTAAVFLSLLAERPDTLVADRCGESVAAEVTERAATLVERDALETDRDAVEAFADELVGRGINPGTTADVTAAGLFIALEHETVEL; translated from the coding sequence ATGAACGGAGCCGCGCCCGACCGTACCGCCGAGCTCGCACTTCTGCTGGAGGTCGCGGGCACGCCGAAACCCGGGAACGTCGATCGCCACCGGGATCTCGAGGACCTGCGTTTCGAACACTTCCTCGCGGGGGCCGTCGGCGCCCGCGACGGGCTCGAGCTGGCCGCCTCGGGGGCGGCCGTCGGCCCTGCCTTCGAGCGGGCCGTCGAGGGGATGGCCACCCAGGAGGGCGGCAACACCCAGTTCGGCGCGTTGTTGTTGCTCGTCCCGCTGGTGCGGGCCGCCCGCAACGAACTCTCCCAGCCCGTCGTCGAGAGCGTCCTCGAGGGAACGACCGTCGCCGACGCGGCCGCCTTCTACCGGGCGTTCGAGCACGTCGACGTCTTCGTCGCCGACCCGCCCGCGGAGCTGGCCCCGCTCGACGTCCGCCGCGGCGCCGACGCGATCCCCGTCCTCGAGGAGCGTGGACTCACTCTGCTCGACGTGATGGACCGCAGCGTTCCGGGCGACGACGTCGCCCGCGAGTGGGTCACCGCGTTCGAGCGCTCGTTCGCCGCCGCCGAGGCACTCGCCGCGGCCGACGGGCCCGTCCCCGAGCGAACCGCCGCCGTCTTCCTCTCCCTGCTGGCCGAGCGCCCCGACACCCTCGTCGCCGATCGGTGCGGTGAGTCGGTCGCGGCCGAAGTGACCGAGCGCGCCGCCACGCTGGTCGAGCGCGACGCCCTCGAAACTGATCGCGACGCCGTCGAGGCGTTCGCCGACGAGCTCGTCGGTCGGGGCATCAATCCCGGAACGACGGCCGACGTCACCGCCGCCGGACTGTTCATCGCCCTCGAGCACGAAACGGTCGAGCTATGA
- a CDS encoding DUF447 domain-containing protein produces the protein MSDDSRPDGDRTADVEWPVELAGVTESVVTTLGPNDRWNAAPLGLFAAEDEDAVTATTWGNTRTRRNFHRQGEGYVQFTVDPVVFADAALSIVEFDEPVLESADAWVRVEVERIEAGTEDGTRREKWALRPVESQVVNERVTTIDRGFGAVIEATVAASRLDVPGYDTERLRDRLEYYASVVERAGSPRERAALERVRDYTDW, from the coding sequence ATGAGCGACGATTCACGGCCGGACGGCGATCGAACCGCCGACGTCGAGTGGCCCGTCGAACTCGCCGGCGTCACCGAGTCCGTCGTGACGACGCTTGGCCCCAACGACCGGTGGAACGCCGCCCCGCTCGGACTGTTCGCCGCCGAGGACGAGGACGCAGTTACCGCCACGACATGGGGCAACACCAGAACCCGACGGAACTTCCACCGCCAGGGCGAGGGGTACGTCCAGTTCACCGTCGACCCCGTCGTCTTCGCCGACGCCGCCCTCTCGATCGTCGAGTTCGACGAGCCCGTCCTCGAATCGGCCGACGCCTGGGTGCGAGTCGAGGTCGAACGGATCGAGGCGGGAACCGAGGACGGCACCCGCCGGGAGAAGTGGGCGCTTCGCCCCGTCGAGTCGCAGGTCGTCAACGAGCGGGTGACGACGATCGATCGCGGATTCGGTGCGGTGATCGAGGCGACCGTGGCCGCCTCACGGCTCGACGTTCCCGGGTACGACACCGAACGGCTCCGGGATCGCCTCGAGTACTACGCCTCGGTCGTCGAGCGTGCGGGGAGTCCTCGGGAGCGGGCGGCTCTCGAGCGCGTCCGGGACTACACCGACTGGTAG